The Opitutales bacterium ASA1 genome window below encodes:
- a CDS encoding MoxR family ATPase, which yields MSDFVQAKHVHEARTTLGRLRTAMGAAIRGKADVIDKVLVCLAAGGHVLLEDLPGVGKTTLAYGLARSIAGEFKRIQFTSDLLPSDILGVSIYDERTHEFVFKPGPVFANIVLADEINRATPKTQSSLLEVMDRGKVSIDGRTEDIGTPFMVFATQNPVDYAGTFPLPESQMDRFLMRIQMGYPPVADEIEILRHGRRRYDTAEHEAVVTSVDVLGLQEIVPAVFVEDSILEFMLAIVAATRTETEFRAGISVRGALSLKLAAQAQALMSGRDFVMPEDVAAVVEDVFVHRLGLRRAFTDTLEERRVVGTILKRIVSSIPEPV from the coding sequence ATGAGCGATTTCGTGCAGGCGAAACATGTCCATGAAGCCAGAACCACCCTCGGCCGGTTGCGCACCGCCATGGGTGCGGCGATCCGAGGAAAGGCGGATGTGATCGACAAGGTGCTCGTCTGCCTCGCCGCCGGCGGGCACGTCTTGCTGGAGGATCTTCCGGGAGTCGGAAAGACCACACTCGCTTACGGTCTCGCGCGGTCCATAGCCGGGGAGTTCAAGCGCATCCAGTTCACCAGCGATCTGCTGCCGAGCGACATTCTAGGCGTCTCGATCTACGACGAGCGCACACACGAGTTCGTCTTCAAGCCGGGGCCGGTCTTCGCCAACATCGTCCTCGCCGACGAAATCAACCGCGCTACGCCGAAGACCCAATCGAGTCTCCTCGAGGTCATGGATCGCGGAAAGGTTTCTATCGACGGACGGACGGAGGACATCGGCACGCCGTTCATGGTCTTCGCCACGCAGAATCCGGTCGACTACGCGGGGACGTTTCCGTTGCCCGAAAGTCAGATGGATCGGTTCTTGATGCGGATCCAAATGGGTTATCCGCCGGTGGCGGACGAGATCGAGATTCTCCGGCACGGAAGGCGGAGGTACGACACCGCCGAGCACGAGGCGGTCGTCACTTCGGTGGACGTTCTCGGGCTGCAGGAGATCGTGCCGGCGGTGTTCGTGGAGGACTCGATTCTCGAGTTCATGCTGGCGATCGTGGCAGCCACGCGCACGGAGACCGAGTTTCGGGCCGGGATCAGCGTTCGCGGTGCACTCTCGCTCAAGCTCGCGGCGCAGGCGCAGGCACTGATGTCGGGCAGAGACTTCGTGATGCCCGAGGATGTGGCCGCAGTCGTGGAGGACGTCTTTGTCCACCGGCTCGGTTTGCGCCGCGCGTTCACCGACACGCTGGAGGAACGTCGGGTCGTGGGCACGATCTTGAAGCGTATCGTCTCGTCCATTCCGGAACCGGTGTGA
- the thiL gene encoding thiamine-phosphate kinase, whose amino-acid sequence MPASTPPTTLGTLGETALVEAIRRWLGPANPPAPAGIGDDCAAVDHRASRLLLTVDPVIRGRHFDDALPPGLVAEKLLKRNLSDIAAMGGRPLHAVIALTAPPELEVAWLARFYRALARCARRYGVLVVGGDCTRADGFLGAYLTLTGAPGKKLLTRTGARLGDVLFVTGRLGGSLLGRHARFAPRVAEGAWLASTKGVHAAIDLSDGLGKDLASIVPDGLCARIHLRALPVAADARRAAAKDGRPYIDHVLNDGEDFELLFAVARTHADALEQGWKLRFRTPLTRIGNFEKRLQGTNEAVCFDPPLPADVHARGYEHFR is encoded by the coding sequence GTGCCCGCCTCGACTCCTCCGACCACGCTCGGCACCCTCGGCGAAACGGCTCTCGTCGAGGCGATCCGACGTTGGCTCGGGCCAGCCAATCCTCCCGCTCCCGCCGGTATCGGCGACGACTGTGCCGCCGTGGACCACCGCGCGAGCCGACTGCTCCTCACCGTCGATCCCGTCATCCGAGGCAGGCATTTCGACGACGCGCTTCCTCCGGGACTCGTGGCCGAGAAACTATTGAAGCGCAACCTCAGCGACATCGCCGCGATGGGCGGTCGCCCGCTGCATGCAGTCATCGCGTTGACTGCGCCCCCCGAACTGGAGGTCGCTTGGCTGGCACGCTTCTACCGCGCACTCGCGCGTTGCGCACGTCGGTACGGCGTGCTCGTCGTCGGGGGGGACTGCACTCGCGCCGACGGCTTTCTCGGCGCCTATCTCACGCTCACCGGAGCGCCCGGCAAGAAGCTGCTCACGCGCACCGGAGCGCGCCTCGGGGACGTGCTCTTCGTCACCGGTCGACTCGGAGGGAGCCTTCTCGGACGGCACGCTCGTTTCGCTCCCCGCGTCGCAGAAGGAGCGTGGCTCGCCTCGACGAAAGGCGTGCACGCGGCGATCGATCTGAGCGACGGTCTGGGTAAGGATCTCGCATCGATCGTTCCGGATGGCTTGTGCGCGCGCATACACCTCCGCGCACTTCCCGTCGCTGCCGACGCACGGCGCGCGGCGGCGAAAGACGGCCGTCCGTACATCGACCATGTGCTCAACGACGGGGAAGACTTCGAACTGCTCTTCGCTGTCGCCCGAACTCATGCCGATGCGCTGGAGCAAGGTTGGAAACTCCGGTTTCGCACGCCACTCACCCGCATCGGAAACTTCGAGAAACGTCTGCAAGGCACCAACGAAGCGGTTTGTTTCGATCCACCTCTGCCCGCCGATGTCCACGCGCGAGGATACGAACATTTTCGCTGA
- the tsaE gene encoding tRNA (adenosine(37)-N6)-threonylcarbamoyltransferase complex ATPase subunit type 1 TsaE, whose protein sequence is MSTREDTNIFAELRRGVVSKSEAETRALARRLALSLPPDCTLALSGDLGAGKTAFVRGLVEAWRTTDRVTSPSFTLCNLYRGDRTVLHLDAYRLDSPDAWDDLMLDDFLVSPWCMVVEWAENVSARLPVDTLWLGIEIRESETRIIRQTPR, encoded by the coding sequence ATGTCCACGCGCGAGGATACGAACATTTTCGCTGAACTGCGCCGCGGAGTCGTCTCCAAGTCCGAAGCAGAGACGCGCGCACTGGCTCGTAGGCTCGCTCTTTCTCTCCCTCCGGATTGCACGCTCGCGCTGTCCGGAGATCTCGGAGCGGGCAAGACGGCGTTCGTGCGTGGCTTGGTCGAAGCTTGGCGCACGACCGACCGCGTCACCAGCCCGAGCTTCACGCTTTGCAACCTCTACCGTGGCGACCGCACCGTGTTGCATCTCGATGCCTATCGTCTCGATTCGCCCGATGCGTGGGACGACCTCATGCTCGACGACTTTCTCGTCAGCCCTTGGTGCATGGTCGTCGAATGGGCCGAGAACGTGTCCGCGCGTTTGCCCGTCGACACGTTGTGGTTGGGTATCGAAATCCGAGAGTCGGAGACCCGGATCATCCGCCAAACTCCGCGCTGA